AGCAGATAACAGCAGCAGACTTTTGATGGATAACATCGATCCTGAATCAACAGAGGATAGAAATGCTCCTCTTTCAATATGTGATCCGTAATATAGAACTGAGAACAACAGATAAAAGAACATGGACAGCATTTGAGACAGAGTCTTGTATTTGCCCATTCGCGATGGCAGAATAAGCACTCCCGCATACGCTGCTATTGCTCTGAGCCCTGTAACCAGAAGCTCCCGGCCTATTATCAGGTAGAGAGCCCAGGCAGGTACAAGATCAATCTGATTGAGACCGATAAGCGCAAGAGCTACCAGCAGTTTGTCTGCCAGAGGATCAAGAAATTTTCCGAGATTCGTTATCCAGCCGTATTTCCTTGCAAGGTACCCATCGTAAAGATCAGTAAGAGAAGCAATTGCAAAAACGCCAAGAGCAGCTATACGTGATCCTTGCCTGTTATCAATAAGGAGAATCATGAATAAGGGACTAAGAAGAATTCTGAGAATAGATATCCGGTTGGGCCAGTTCAACTGCAACTGTCAAACCTTCTGTCTACCCTCAAACGCCTGCATAAGCGTAAGAGAATCAGCGAATTCCACAGAGGCTCCGGGGGGAAGACCTCTTGCAAGTCGAGTAATCCGAACACCTGTTTTTTCAAGAGTTCTGGCAAGATAGGCTGATGTTGCTTCTCCGTCAGCTGTAGAATCCAGCGCCAGAATAATCTCATCAGCTCCTGAATTCTCTATCATCTTCTTCAATTTACTGATACCAAGTTCATCAGGCCCCATTCCGTCAAGCGGAGCAAGGAATCCGTGCAGTACGAAATACTTTCCCCTGAAAAGTCCGGCATCTTCGATTGAACGCATATCAGCGGGATTGTGAACAACGCATACAGAATCATTACGAGATGTGCTTGAGCAAATATCGCAAACTTCATTCTCCGTGATATTTCTGCAGATCTGACACTCTCTAACTTCTTCCCATGTCAATTTCAGAACATCTGAAAGTTCCTTTGCAAACTCCCTGTTATCCGCAAGACTGAATGCGAGTCTAAAAGCGGTTTTTCTGCCGATTCCGGGTAGTCTCTGAAGCTGCTCAGCGAGTCTGTCGAAAAGCACAGAGCTCACATTATTCCCCCAATTCCCGGTATTCCCAGGGTATCCATCCTGCTTTTTGACAGCTTCTGGCTCTCGGATACTGCATTTTTTACCGCAACCAGAACAAGATCTTCGAGCATTTCAATATCATCGGGATCAACTGCATCCTTCGATATACTGAGCTCAACAAGTTCACCTTGCCCTGTAACTACTGCTTTGACAAGACCATCAGCAGCAGAACCTTCTACTCTGGTATCTTCAAGCTCCTCCTGAATTCTTTGCATGCCGTTCTGCATTTTCTGAGCCTGGGCCATCATTTTCCTGAGTTGTTTCTGATCCATTAATCCTCCCGCATACTCCAGACAGATCAAACGGCGTCAAACAGACCCATGATCTTCCGGGAAGTTTCCTTTTCTTTCTCATTATCAATACCGCTCTTTGAAGTAACATCCTCTTCTTCAGATTCACTTTCACCTTCGCCCTTAGATTTATCATCCTGCGAGTCTTCGTGTGAATCATCCTGCGGATGCAAGCCCTGTGCAGTAATTTCAGAATCCTCTTCAGGTAGTTCTGCGTTACTTCTCTGTTCAGTGTTCTCATTCCGCTCATTATCAGAGATTCCAGTTTCTCTGACGGGTTCCATCTCTTCTGCACGCTTACTTTCCAGAGTGACCGATTCACCTGATGAAAGGACAGCCTCAGCTTCATTCCGTGCGATTGTCACAGCTACATCAGGCAGATCGCTGATTGGAAATACACAGGATAATTTGGATGCTGTCATTATCGCAGTCTCAAGAATAACTCTCGGAAGAGTGCTTCTTTTGATTTGTATTGCGGCTCCGCTGATAATTCTCAGGATATTAAGAACCGCCACATCAGGAATATTCGGAGCCATTGACCTGAGAAGTTCAATTTCAGAATCCGGAACGTCTTCCAAACTGCCTGAAGCACCGGAAACAATCAACAATAAATTGCGAAGGAAAACGGTCAAGGCATCTATCAATTCATCCACACTGTAGC
This genomic window from Candidatus Aegiribacteria sp. contains:
- the pgsA gene encoding CDP-diacylglycerol--glycerol-3-phosphate 3-phosphatidyltransferase — its product is MQLNWPNRISILRILLSPLFMILLIDNRQGSRIAALGVFAIASLTDLYDGYLARKYGWITNLGKFLDPLADKLLVALALIGLNQIDLVPAWALYLIIGRELLVTGLRAIAAYAGVLILPSRMGKYKTLSQMLSMFFYLLFSVLYYGSHIERGAFLSSVDSGSMLSIKSLLLLSADTLILIAVFLSIISGADYFWRNRSILRRLVL
- the recR gene encoding recombination mediator RecR; this translates as MSSVLFDRLAEQLQRLPGIGRKTAFRLAFSLADNREFAKELSDVLKLTWEEVRECQICRNITENEVCDICSSTSRNDSVCVVHNPADMRSIEDAGLFRGKYFVLHGFLAPLDGMGPDELGISKLKKMIENSGADEIILALDSTADGEATSAYLARTLEKTGVRITRLARGLPPGASVEFADSLTLMQAFEGRQKV
- a CDS encoding YbaB/EbfC family nucleoid-associated protein, producing the protein MDQKQLRKMMAQAQKMQNGMQRIQEELEDTRVEGSAADGLVKAVVTGQGELVELSISKDAVDPDDIEMLEDLVLVAVKNAVSESQKLSKSRMDTLGIPGIGGIM